The Candidatus Kapaibacterium sp. genome includes a region encoding these proteins:
- a CDS encoding T9SS type A sorting domain-containing protein — translation MKFILILKIIVIAVTQITYAQSWDGAIKITLGEEEKVFIYTDDRCDVLDLPDVYAHPIRTPDGIMLVSGNAPDNYFMFGEDFNSLKRSCEAVFISGDKWDADDFRHQEWITSVYSEDGITIHALVHNEYHDPYAENCKPGITDPSNPCWYNFISYAKSTDGGRTFIQPESPNHLVAMLPFKWNAAAVDRGSPPPHGYFEPSNIVKHNGYYYSLMFGILSNTNASVRGTCIMRTDDISAPDSWRIWDGSGFNIPLINPYANPPADSSEYLPEFISFRNIRDLRGSLTWNSYLNQFVLVGSGVHPVDGEETCGFFLSRSDDLINWTKPQLIRETIFGWQPCHRQTPDQAARNIVQEAYPSLIDHDAPDISFTYADSTAYLYFMQNMDNWKQGGWGLRRDLVRIPLTIEKVNPSNVEKRNEPKSQILVSPNPASEYIEINLDRWTPPSRWSPSEIKIFNTLGECVLTALRQAQGTDYARIDISHLPVGLYSITIGNYVEKFMVVR, via the coding sequence ATGAAATTTATACTAATTCTGAAAATTATAGTAATTGCTGTAACGCAGATTACTTATGCTCAATCATGGGATGGAGCAATCAAAATCACATTGGGAGAAGAAGAGAAAGTGTTTATATACACTGATGACAGATGTGATGTTCTTGATTTGCCTGATGTGTATGCACATCCTATAAGAACACCTGACGGTATAATGCTTGTTTCAGGCAATGCACCTGACAATTATTTTATGTTTGGTGAAGATTTTAATTCACTCAAACGTAGTTGCGAGGCGGTTTTCATTTCCGGTGACAAGTGGGATGCTGATGATTTCCGGCATCAGGAGTGGATTACATCCGTATATAGCGAAGATGGCATTACGATACATGCTTTAGTTCACAATGAGTATCACGACCCATATGCAGAAAATTGCAAACCGGGAATTACAGATCCCTCAAATCCATGTTGGTATAATTTTATTAGTTATGCAAAATCTACAGATGGGGGCAGAACTTTTATACAACCCGAAAGCCCAAACCATCTTGTGGCAATGCTTCCATTTAAATGGAATGCTGCTGCTGTTGACCGTGGTTCGCCACCACCGCACGGTTACTTTGAACCGAGTAACATTGTCAAGCATAATGGCTATTACTATAGTTTAATGTTTGGAATATTATCCAACACTAATGCGAGTGTTCGTGGGACATGTATTATGAGAACTGATGATATTTCTGCTCCCGACTCATGGCGGATTTGGGATGGAAGTGGTTTTAATATTCCATTAATAAATCCTTATGCAAATCCACCTGCAGATTCCAGCGAATATTTGCCCGAATTTATTAGTTTTAGAAATATTAGAGATTTACGTGGCAGCTTGACATGGAATTCATATTTAAACCAATTTGTTTTAGTTGGCAGTGGCGTTCATCCTGTCGATGGGGAAGAGACTTGTGGGTTTTTCCTATCGCGGTCGGATGATTTAATTAATTGGACTAAGCCACAATTAATTCGTGAAACTATTTTTGGTTGGCAACCCTGCCATAGACAAACCCCCGACCAAGCCGCTCGAAACATTGTGCAAGAAGCATATCCCTCGCTTATTGACCATGACGCACCCGACATTAGTTTTACCTATGCCGATTCAACAGCATATCTATACTTTATGCAAAATATGGATAATTGGAAGCAAGGCGGTTGGGGATTGAGACGTGATTTGGTTCGAATTCCATTAACTATAGAGAAAGTTAATCCCTCAAATGTAGAGAAAAGAAACGAACCGAAATCCCAAATTTTAGTCTCTCCCAATCCGGCAAGCGAATATATTGAAATCAACCTTGATAGATGGACTCCGCCTTCGAGGTGGAGTCCATCTGAAATCAAAATCTTTAATACATTGGGCGAATGTGTTTTGACCGCCCTTCGACAAGCTCAGGGAACGGACTATGCGAGGATTGATATTTCGCATCTGCCCGTCGGCTTGTATTCAATCACAATTGGAAATTACGTGGAAAAATTTATGGTGGTGAGATGA
- a CDS encoding DUF2141 domain-containing protein, whose protein sequence is MFTNNKLCLSLFAFFILLAVSISNIYAQAPTGKIIVEVKGFENNNGKARLLLFSSNEKKHFPKDKDKALRKNVVPIVNNQVQFTYENLPYGEYAISVHHDEDENGKVNTNFLKIPNEGLGSSNDAKGFMGPPSFDKAKVILNKETISITINIVN, encoded by the coding sequence ATGTTTACTAACAACAAGCTATGCTTATCATTATTTGCGTTTTTTATCCTTTTAGCTGTATCAATCTCTAATATTTACGCTCAAGCCCCGACCGGGAAAATCATTGTCGAAGTCAAAGGTTTCGAGAACAACAATGGTAAAGCTCGGCTACTTTTGTTTTCATCTAACGAAAAAAAGCATTTCCCAAAGGATAAGGATAAAGCTTTAAGAAAGAATGTTGTTCCCATCGTAAACAATCAAGTTCAATTTACCTACGAAAATTTGCCTTATGGAGAGTATGCCATTAGTGTTCATCATGACGAAGATGAAAATGGTAAGGTAAACACTAATTTTCTCAAAATTCCTAACGAAGGTTTAGGGTCATCAAATGATGCCAAAGGGTTTATGGGACCTCCATCTTTTGACAAAGCGAAAGTAATTTTAAATAAAGAAACAATTTCAATTACTATTAATATAGTCAACTAA
- a CDS encoding BPL-N domain-containing protein — MKIILLMTLLLIPNSILAKDIWIYSDDGAWSDGIIAFEQFLNYKGLSHKRIYAVDLNNSSDYSLANAICFPGGFAYNYKLKLEERTINNIRNYVEEGGSYIGICAGAYFATSSVVWEGIDYSYTLGLFKGRAVGSIHEIASWDNYCMTTIVLNQNNSIVTGFEQEYNVLYYGGPYFESNEMDFDVLATWKDYNEYPSIINFNYKKGKVLLIGPHLEIETNSDRDSSSFAEELEDIESDWEILGTIVSWVISSETSNSNNSSNNLGIYPNPASEYIEIRQPTEGSEVKIYNTLGECVLTVETRHAVSLQRIDISHLPVGLYFIRIGNYSEKFMVIR; from the coding sequence GTGAAAATTATATTACTAATGACTTTGCTATTAATACCTAATTCCATATTAGCTAAAGATATATGGATTTATTCTGATGATGGTGCTTGGTCTGATGGTATTATTGCATTTGAACAATTTTTAAATTATAAGGGGCTATCACACAAAAGGATTTATGCAGTGGATTTGAATAATTCTAGTGATTACTCATTGGCTAATGCTATTTGCTTTCCCGGTGGTTTTGCTTACAATTATAAATTAAAATTAGAAGAGCGTACTATTAATAATATAAGAAATTATGTAGAAGAAGGCGGTTCCTATATTGGTATTTGTGCAGGAGCTTACTTTGCTACTTCTTCTGTAGTTTGGGAAGGTATAGATTATTCTTACACGCTTGGATTATTTAAAGGCAGGGCTGTTGGTTCAATTCACGAAATTGCTTCTTGGGATAATTATTGTATGACCACAATCGTTTTAAATCAAAATAATTCGATTGTTACCGGTTTTGAACAAGAATATAATGTATTATATTATGGTGGTCCATATTTTGAGAGTAACGAAATGGACTTCGATGTTTTAGCTACTTGGAAAGATTATAATGAATATCCTTCTATCATTAATTTTAATTACAAGAAAGGGAAAGTGTTATTAATAGGACCACACCTTGAAATAGAAACAAATTCTGATAGAGATTCTTCAAGTTTTGCTGAAGAACTTGAAGATATCGAGTCTGATTGGGAAATATTGGGAACTATTGTAAGTTGGGTAATATCTTCGGAAACAAGCAACTCTAATAATAGCTCAAACAATTTGGGAATTTATCCCAATCCTGCATCGGAATATATCGAAATCAGGCAACCTACCGAAGGCTCAGAAGTTAAAATCTACAATACATTGGGCGAATGTGTTTTAACTGTAGAGACACGGCATGCCGTGTCCCTACAAAGAATTGATATTTCGCATCTTCCCGTCGGCTTATACTTCATTCGTATCGGAAATTATTCAGAAAAATTTATGGTGATAAGATGA
- a CDS encoding tetratricopeptide repeat protein has product MKSKITLIAIIVFGALPFLLLAQTADEYLEQGIAKAKLGDHSGAIKYYNKAIEISPNSYEVYYNRGIAKFELRDYPGAILDYNKSIEINPDIAMVYGNRGFVKSVSGDNFGAILDYNKSIELNPKDEMVYGNRGIAKGAIGDHASAILDFNKVIEINPNNTLAYSSRGDARCALGEHSSAILDYNKAIEIDPNFANAYNNRGIAKRVLGDFREAIIDYTKAIELIPNNAQTYFNRGLAEVELGEHENAIFDFSKAIEINPNNAMAYFNRGNEKYKLKDYNEAILDYNKVIEINPNIATAYSNRGLAKYKIKDYSDAMIDYNKALELNPDNAETYFNRGLAKFNIKDYSQAILDYNKSIELIPENAEVLFNRGNAKRALGDLRGSIIDYDKAIELVPDNDELLFNRGTAKLALGDLRGGIIDYDKAIELFPDNAELLFNRGNAKRALGDHRGGIIDYDKSIELNPNDARVYSVRGIAKGMLGDHSGAISDFNKTIELNPNDALAYISRGVTKGELGDHVSSILDFNKAMEFNQYDALAYNSRGLAKYNLGDNIGAVLDFDKAIELIPINVEAYYNRGNAKYKLGDFNGAISDYNEAIEIDPNNAILLFNRGTVKNQLGDHRGAILDFNKGIEINPNDAMAYTNRGAAKSQLSFNRGAILDFNKAIEINPKSVDSYIYRGISKNSLSDYNEAILDFNKALDINPKSVDAYINRGNAKYSLADHRAAILDYNKAIEIDPNIAMAYSNRGLAKYELEDKKGACSDWNKAGELGFIDAYNLIKEYCK; this is encoded by the coding sequence ATGAAAAGCAAAATAACACTAATAGCAATTATAGTTTTTGGGGCGCTCCCATTTTTACTCCTCGCCCAAACCGCTGATGAATATTTAGAACAAGGGATTGCAAAAGCAAAATTGGGCGATCATAGCGGCGCAATTAAATATTATAATAAGGCGATAGAGATTAGTCCGAATTCTTATGAAGTATATTATAACAGAGGGATTGCAAAATTCGAATTAAGGGATTATCCTGGTGCAATTTTAGATTATAACAAGTCTATTGAGATTAATCCAGATATTGCTATGGTATATGGCAACAGAGGTTTTGTAAAAAGTGTATCTGGTGATAATTTTGGTGCTATTTTAGATTACAACAAGTCGATTGAGCTTAATCCGAAAGATGAAATGGTTTATGGTAACAGAGGTATTGCAAAAGGCGCAATAGGGGACCATGCTAGCGCAATTTTAGATTTTAACAAGGTCATAGAGATTAATCCGAATAATACTTTGGCTTATAGCAGCAGAGGCGATGCAAGATGTGCATTAGGGGAGCATAGCAGTGCCATTTTAGATTATAATAAGGCTATAGAGATTGATCCGAATTTTGCGAATGCATATAATAACAGAGGTATTGCAAAACGTGTATTAGGAGATTTTCGCGAAGCAATTATAGACTATACCAAGGCGATTGAGCTAATTCCGAATAATGCTCAAACATATTTTAATAGAGGTCTAGCAGAGGTAGAATTAGGGGAACATGAAAACGCAATTTTTGATTTTAGCAAAGCAATAGAAATTAATCCAAATAATGCAATGGCATATTTTAACAGAGGGAATGAAAAATATAAATTAAAAGATTACAACGAAGCTATTTTAGATTATAACAAAGTGATAGAGATTAATCCGAATATTGCAACGGCATATAGTAACAGAGGTCTTGCAAAATATAAAATAAAGGATTACAGCGATGCCATGATAGATTATAATAAGGCTTTAGAGCTAAATCCGGATAATGCTGAAACATATTTTAACAGAGGTCTTGCAAAATTTAATATAAAGGATTACAGCCAAGCCATTTTAGATTATAATAAGTCAATAGAGTTAATACCGGAAAATGCTGAAGTATTATTTAATAGAGGGAATGCAAAACGTGCATTAGGCGACCTTCGCGGTAGCATTATTGATTATGATAAGGCAATAGAGTTGGTTCCGGATAATGATGAATTATTATTTAATAGAGGGACTGCAAAACTTGCATTAGGCGATCTTCGCGGTGGCATTATAGATTATGATAAAGCAATAGAGTTATTTCCGGATAATGCTGAACTATTATTTAATAGAGGGAATGCAAAACGTGCATTAGGCGATCATCGCGGTGGCATTATAGATTATGATAAGTCAATAGAGCTAAATCCGAATGATGCGAGGGTTTATAGCGTGAGAGGCATTGCTAAAGGTATGTTAGGGGATCATAGTGGCGCAATTTCTGATTTCAACAAGACGATAGAGCTTAATCCTAATGATGCATTAGCATATATCAGCAGAGGTGTTACAAAAGGTGAATTAGGTGATCATGTCAGCTCAATTTTGGATTTTAACAAAGCGATGGAGTTTAATCAGTATGATGCATTAGCATATAACAGTAGAGGTCTTGCTAAATACAATTTAGGCGATAATATCGGCGCTGTTTTAGATTTTGACAAGGCGATAGAGCTAATCCCGATTAATGTTGAAGCATATTATAACAGAGGGAATGCAAAATACAAATTAGGGGATTTCAACGGCGCAATTTCAGATTATAATGAGGCGATAGAGATTGATCCCAATAATGCCATACTTCTTTTTAACAGAGGGACTGTAAAAAACCAGTTGGGGGATCATCGCGGCGCAATATTAGATTTTAATAAGGGGATAGAAATTAACCCGAATGATGCAATGGCATATACCAACAGAGGTGCTGCAAAAAGCCAATTAAGCTTTAATCGCGGCGCTATATTAGATTTTAACAAGGCAATAGAGATTAATCCAAAATCTGTCGATTCATATATTTATAGAGGGATTTCAAAAAATAGTTTATCGGATTACAACGAAGCTATTTTAGATTTTAATAAAGCGCTTGACATTAATCCAAAATCTGTAGATGCATATATTAATAGAGGGAATGCAAAATATAGTTTAGCGGATCATAGGGCAGCAATTTTAGATTATAATAAGGCGATAGAGATTGATCCAAATATTGCAATGGCATATTCTAACAGAGGCCTTGCAAAATATGAATTGGAGGATAAAAAAGGTGCTTGCTCGGACTGGAACAAAGCCGGAGAATTGGGGTTTATAGATGCTTATAATTTGATAAAAGAATATTGCAAGTAA
- a CDS encoding serine hydrolase: protein MKIYITFFCLIVAIFSNIKAQDLYFPPIVIGQPWETLNPEDLGWNMEKIPQLYDYLDEKNSKAFILIKDGKIVLEKYFGNFTQDSNWYWASAGKTLTATLTGLAQEEGILNINDKTSKYLGEGWTSFGSANQIDYVDCVDSNSNCSVVEIEGDEPYKLPNGNPSPFSAFADPCIRKDPNSDTLWMAYSWPNFKIKNQLVTPAVDIHLAYSLDSGNKWHFKKKLFESQEMQNPENSNQNGSYDHETINFVPYQIADEIRWAGARLNYFIPEGKGFGERPYTSLHITLFDSKRIEDFNEENSIKLGGNISKNEWGIDLYLPSIIPDFPSNYQFWNEPALYFENGMLYLVLVSFAFDNQSKPDLSKSNVYVFSTVPNGDIKEWIWKYNGELIDSELSSELGGESVTQTEISTTQDGKLILLCTPKIWNENINDFTHKGCKIIEIDNLDNPELSRYEDGELKVLAEINASDAGPSGTAAAAYDPNLAKGVIFGKREKGENLIIRAMIWNTGLHPSSSLSSPGKEDLITIRHQLTMTTGLDYDVENSDCTDPECLKYKADAGSQWYYHNAPYTLLERVIEEASGDNYNQYFFRKLRNKIGMNGLWLKIGFNNVYFSTPRSMARFGLLMLGSGNWGETEIISDKQYLSDMISTSNDFNKSYGYLWWLNGKESFMIPGTTKVFSGSAMPDAPDDVYSALGKDGQILNVSPSKGLILVRMGERPDDQFFISTIFNNEIWKYVNEIMDGETSVADERQFIGISPNPASGYITIQTSEVSKTSEVYKVQIFDILGIELMSETIHPMTASHRMNIERLPKGMYFIKIGDYLDKFIVVE, encoded by the coding sequence ATGAAAATATATATTACCTTTTTTTGTTTGATAGTAGCCATTTTTTCCAATATCAAAGCCCAAGACTTGTATTTTCCACCTATCGTAATTGGTCAACCGTGGGAAACTCTAAACCCGGAGGACTTGGGTTGGAACATGGAAAAAATTCCACAGTTATATGACTATCTTGATGAGAAGAATTCCAAGGCATTCATATTGATTAAAGATGGAAAGATTGTCCTTGAAAAGTACTTCGGGAATTTTACTCAGGACAGCAACTGGTACTGGGCTTCAGCCGGCAAGACTCTAACCGCGACTTTAACCGGATTGGCTCAGGAAGAAGGGATTCTGAACATTAATGATAAAACTTCAAAATATCTTGGCGAGGGATGGACTTCCTTTGGCTCTGCGAATCAAATAGATTATGTTGATTGTGTTGATTCGAACAGTAATTGTTCCGTAGTTGAAATCGAAGGTGATGAACCCTACAAACTACCCAATGGAAATCCAAGTCCATTTAGCGCATTTGCAGACCCGTGTATTAGAAAAGATCCAAATAGTGATACCTTATGGATGGCATATTCATGGCCCAATTTTAAAATTAAAAACCAATTAGTTACTCCGGCAGTTGATATTCATTTGGCTTATTCATTGGACTCAGGGAATAAGTGGCATTTTAAGAAAAAACTATTTGAATCCCAAGAGATGCAAAATCCTGAAAATTCAAACCAAAATGGTTCTTATGACCACGAGACTATAAATTTTGTACCTTATCAAATAGCTGATGAAATTAGATGGGCTGGAGCAAGATTAAATTATTTCATTCCGGAAGGCAAAGGTTTTGGTGAAAGACCATATACATCATTGCATATTACCTTGTTTGATTCTAAAAGAATCGAAGATTTCAATGAAGAAAATTCAATAAAATTAGGTGGAAACATTTCAAAAAATGAATGGGGAATTGATTTATATTTGCCATCAATAATTCCTGATTTCCCAAGTAATTATCAATTTTGGAATGAACCGGCGCTTTATTTTGAAAATGGCATGCTATATTTAGTCTTAGTATCATTCGCATTTGACAATCAGTCAAAACCAGATTTAAGCAAGAGCAATGTTTATGTTTTCTCTACAGTACCAAATGGTGATATAAAAGAATGGATATGGAAATATAATGGAGAATTGATAGATTCCGAGCTGTCGTCAGAACTTGGTGGTGAGTCCGTTACGCAAACAGAAATTTCTACAACCCAAGATGGAAAGCTCATACTATTATGTACCCCAAAGATTTGGAACGAAAACATTAATGATTTCACACATAAAGGGTGCAAAATAATTGAAATTGACAATCTTGACAATCCCGAATTATCAAGATATGAGGATGGCGAATTAAAAGTATTAGCCGAGATAAATGCATCAGATGCCGGTCCTTCAGGAACTGCTGCAGCAGCTTATGACCCAAACTTAGCTAAGGGAGTGATATTCGGTAAAAGAGAGAAGGGAGAGAATCTAATTATCAGAGCAATGATTTGGAACACGGGGCTACACCCTTCTTCATCATTAAGCTCGCCGGGCAAAGAAGACCTAATCACTATTCGTCACCAACTTACTATGACTACAGGCTTGGATTATGATGTCGAAAATTCGGATTGCACAGACCCGGAATGCCTGAAATACAAAGCAGATGCAGGCTCGCAGTGGTACTATCACAATGCACCCTACACTCTGCTTGAAAGAGTAATCGAAGAAGCAAGTGGCGACAACTACAATCAATACTTTTTCAGAAAGCTGAGAAACAAAATCGGCATGAACGGTCTTTGGTTAAAAATCGGTTTTAATAATGTATATTTCAGTACACCACGCTCGATGGCTCGTTTCGGCTTACTAATGCTCGGCTCCGGTAATTGGGGCGAAACGGAAATCATTTCCGACAAGCAGTATCTAAGCGATATGATTAGCACGTCAAATGATTTCAATAAATCTTACGGCTATCTCTGGTGGCTCAATGGAAAAGAAAGTTTTATGATACCCGGAACTACAAAAGTATTCAGCGGCTCTGCAATGCCTGACGCTCCTGATGATGTTTATTCAGCACTTGGAAAAGACGGACAAATTTTGAACGTATCGCCAAGCAAAGGACTTATTTTAGTACGTATGGGCGAGCGTCCTGACGACCAATTCTTCATATCAACAATATTCAATAATGAAATTTGGAAGTATGTTAATGAAATAATGGATGGGGAAACAAGTGTTGCAGATGAAAGACAATTTATAGGAATCTCTCCCAATCCTGCATCGGGATACATCACAATCCAAACTTCGGAAGTTTCCAAGACTTCCGAAGTTTATAAGGTGCAGATTTTTGATATATTGGGAATTGAGCTTATGTCCGAAACAATTCATCCGATGACTGCCAGTCATCGGATGAATATAGAGAGATTGCCTAAAGGTATGTATTTCATAAAAATTGGTGATTATTTAGACAAGTTTATAGTGGTGGAGTAG
- the crtI gene encoding phytoene desaturase family protein: protein MKKKKVIIVGAGPGGLVAGMILSQKRFDVHIYEKKGIVGGRNGFIQAGEYKFDLGPTFFLMKDVLERIFTICKRNLDDYVKITQLDPMYKLVFNDKTFAPTTDKERMVLEIERVFPGSSKGYLQYIEREQKKYDRLIPCLEVPYGSLTDYFSLRLLKALPYLDGHLSLFDVLGKYFDDDFLKVCFTFQAKYIGMSPWQAPGLFSILSFIEHGGGVFHVNGGLNELSKAIAKVIEECDGKIHLSTGVKKLIVENSVCKGVLLEDGSEEKADYVVLNADFAHAMKNLVEPADRRKYTDKKLKKMKYSCSTFMLYLGLDKKYEKLSHHNIFFANDYKHNVDEIVSNSIIPDDPSIYVHNPSMIDDSLAPDGKSSVYVLVPIGNTSGGIDWAAKKEAFKEKILNILETKAGINDIRNHIEELRIITPDDWENQMDIYDGATFNLGHNMGQLLYFRPHNEFEEFSNCYLVGGGTHPGSGLPTIYESARISSELILKKEGLNLFS, encoded by the coding sequence ATGAAAAAAAAGAAAGTCATTATTGTTGGGGCAGGTCCGGGAGGACTTGTTGCCGGGATGATATTGTCTCAGAAACGATTTGACGTACATATTTACGAAAAGAAGGGTATAGTGGGCGGCAGGAACGGATTTATTCAGGCAGGTGAATATAAGTTCGACTTAGGTCCGACATTCTTTTTGATGAAGGACGTTTTGGAGCGAATCTTTACAATATGCAAGAGAAATTTGGATGATTATGTCAAAATCACTCAGCTTGACCCAATGTACAAGTTGGTGTTCAACGACAAGACTTTTGCTCCGACAACAGACAAAGAAAGGATGGTGCTCGAAATTGAAAGAGTTTTTCCCGGAAGTTCCAAAGGATATTTGCAATATATCGAAAGGGAACAAAAAAAATATGATAGGCTAATCCCTTGTCTCGAAGTCCCATACGGCTCGTTGACTGATTATTTCTCTCTGAGATTGTTGAAAGCATTGCCTTATCTGGATGGTCATTTAAGTTTGTTCGATGTGCTCGGTAAATACTTTGATGATGATTTTCTTAAAGTATGTTTTACTTTTCAAGCAAAATATATTGGAATGTCGCCATGGCAAGCGCCCGGACTTTTCAGCATATTATCTTTTATCGAGCATGGCGGCGGAGTCTTCCATGTAAATGGAGGATTAAATGAATTATCAAAAGCCATTGCTAAAGTTATTGAAGAGTGTGACGGAAAGATTCATTTATCCACAGGAGTCAAAAAACTGATAGTTGAAAACTCTGTCTGCAAAGGTGTTTTACTCGAGGACGGCAGCGAAGAAAAAGCCGATTACGTCGTTTTGAACGCCGATTTTGCACATGCAATGAAAAACTTGGTCGAACCGGCAGATAGGCGCAAATACACCGACAAAAAATTAAAAAAGATGAAATATTCATGTTCAACTTTTATGCTTTATCTCGGACTTGATAAAAAATACGAAAAGCTAAGTCATCATAATATCTTTTTTGCAAATGATTACAAGCATAATGTTGATGAAATTGTCAGTAATTCTATCATTCCGGATGACCCGTCAATTTATGTTCATAACCCAAGTATGATTGATGATTCATTGGCTCCTGACGGGAAGTCTTCAGTATATGTATTGGTTCCAATTGGTAATACAAGTGGTGGAATTGATTGGGCTGCAAAAAAAGAAGCATTTAAGGAAAAAATTCTAAATATCTTAGAAACTAAAGCGGGAATAAATGATATTAGAAATCATATTGAAGAGCTCAGAATAATCACGCCCGACGATTGGGAAAATCAAATGGACATTTACGATGGCGCCACATTCAATCTGGGACACAATATGGGACAATTACTGTATTTTCGTCCGCATAATGAATTCGAAGAGTTCTCTAATTGCTATCTGGTTGGTGGTGGCACACATCCCGGAAGTGGATTGCCTACTATTTACGAATCCGCCAGAATTTCGTCCGAATTAATATTAAAAAAAGAAGGGTTGAATTTATTTTCTTAA
- a CDS encoding C25 family cysteine peptidase, which yields MKSTLFILIIILNISALNAKEKYLIVTNEKYYNSEILNEFIEYRSVDFKVEKVLNTTIGDISEDFRSYIMKEIPAYVLLVGNYSDFPAKTIPYPKPVESYNYWVAEQVDSLFRITIPIGLFFVENEVELENMVSKTIRFEQNSEEIPQKLYTHSGSIEPLHPWPLDFNDELLNEMYDLFFKNNGFLHRHETSLDETPNDAISDVQAINNGVKYILYHGHGNIQKWTYGMGVQGIEYLVNDEYFPIIFSASCLTGTFTGKIGVMEAECFATKMIASKNGGVAFVGAFNESGRGQNPLLNGFCKAVNDNANTRLGEALLHAFNSQELPETAIKYYPHVEAPLFNRARLQFHLFGDPALKIHYSSSSVKNNDLTGSVTISPNPASDYIEISSSSINPTVNRRVDESSDIKIFNTLGECVVTVETRHAVSLQRIDVSHLPVGLYIIKIGNFVEKFMVVR from the coding sequence ATGAAAAGTACTTTATTCATTTTGATTATTATATTAAATATCTCGGCACTAAATGCTAAGGAAAAGTATTTGATTGTAACTAATGAAAAATATTATAATAGTGAAATTTTGAACGAATTTATTGAATACCGTAGTGTGGATTTTAAAGTTGAAAAAGTATTAAACACTACTATTGGAGATATTTCTGAGGATTTTAGAAGTTATATAATGAAAGAAATTCCCGCGTATGTGCTTTTAGTTGGAAATTATTCAGATTTCCCGGCAAAAACAATTCCTTATCCTAAGCCTGTTGAATCTTACAATTATTGGGTTGCAGAGCAAGTTGATAGTTTATTCCGAATTACAATACCAATAGGGCTGTTCTTTGTTGAAAATGAAGTTGAGCTTGAGAATATGGTATCAAAAACGATTAGATTTGAACAGAATTCAGAGGAAATCCCCCAAAAACTATACACTCATTCAGGTAGTATTGAGCCGCTGCATCCATGGCCCCTTGACTTCAACGACGAACTATTAAATGAAATGTACGACTTGTTTTTTAAAAATAATGGTTTTTTACATCGGCATGAAACTTCATTAGATGAAACACCGAACGATGCAATAAGTGATGTACAAGCAATAAACAATGGAGTGAAATACATACTCTATCACGGGCACGGAAATATTCAGAAATGGACTTATGGAATGGGAGTACAAGGGATTGAATATTTGGTTAATGACGAATATTTTCCGATAATTTTTTCAGCATCTTGTTTGACCGGAACTTTCACCGGGAAAATTGGTGTTATGGAAGCCGAATGTTTTGCTACAAAAATGATAGCTTCAAAAAATGGTGGAGTTGCTTTTGTTGGTGCATTCAATGAATCAGGAAGGGGTCAGAACCCCTTGCTCAATGGTTTCTGCAAAGCAGTTAACGACAATGCAAATACAAGATTAGGGGAAGCACTTTTACACGCTTTTAACAGTCAAGAATTACCTGAAACGGCAATAAAATACTATCCACATGTAGAAGCTCCACTGTTTAATCGAGCAAGATTGCAGTTCCATTTATTTGGCGATCCGGCATTAAAAATCCATTATAGCAGTTCGAGTGTAAAAAACAATGATTTAACCGGTAGTGTTACAATCTCTCCAAATCCCGCAAGTGACTATATTGAAATTAGTTCCTCCTCTATCAACCCGACTGTTAACCGCAGGGTTGATGAAAGTTCAGACATCAAAATCTTCAATACATTGGGCGAATGTGTTGTGACTGTAGAGACACGGCATGCCGTGTCTCTACAAAGAATTGATGTATCGCATCTGCCTGTCGGATTGTATATCATCAAAATTGGTAATTTCGTCGAAAAATTTATGGTGGTGAGATAA